The Pristiophorus japonicus isolate sPriJap1 chromosome 30, sPriJap1.hap1, whole genome shotgun sequence sequence ccgacagtgcggcgctccctcagtactgcccctccgacagtgcggcactccctcagtactgcccctccgacagtgcggcgctccctcagtactgcactgtgagtgtcagaTTGGATGATGGGCTCAAGTCTGCAGAGCGGGGTCGCGATCGCACGGCTTTCTGACAGCGCAATCCACGCAGACAATCGCTTGGGAGAGCAGCGGGTATCCTAGCGATGGTGGGCAGCCACCCGCGGAGATACCCGACTGAATTCGACGGCCAGCGCAGGAACATGTCCGATTGCCGACCCGGCGGGATGAAGGAGCCGAGGCTGGGGgttgggggaaagagatggggctgCAGAAAGTCAGAGAAGGGAAGAGGCTCAGCCCAGAATTGATTCACATCGTGCTTTATTGCAAGATTAAAATTGTGCCTCCGCAGGTCATACACAACCGATAGCTCGTGCTGGAGCTGTGCGCCACAGTTCAGGAGGAAACCATTCTGCtcgccaacatcatcatcatcatcggcagtctctcggaatcgaggaagacttgcttccactcttaacatgagtcctcaggtgactgaacagtccaatacgagagccacagtccctgtcacaggtgggacagacagtggttgagggaaggggagggtgggactggtttgccgcacgctccttccgctgcctgcgcttggtttctgcacgctctcggcgacgagactcgaggtgctcagcgccctcccggatgcacttcctccacttagggcggactggtctttggaccaaggactcccaggtgtcggtggggatgttgcactttatcagggatgtttTGAGGGTGGTcccgtgtaacgtttcctctgcccacctttggctcgtttgcccgtgaaggagttccgagtagagcgcttgctttgggagtctcgtgtcgggggcatgcggacaatgtggccctgcccagcggagctggtcgagtgtggtcagtgcttcgatgctggggatgttggcctggtcgaggacgctaacgttggtgcgtctgtcctcccagggaacaacaacaataacatctcctgcccccccccacaccaatTTTGCGTCCAAGGAGCGATGCATCCAACGACATCGTCCGCCAATTTGCCATGCCCGTCCGTATGAAACGTCATTTGGGCACGTCACCGGCCAGCCTTCCGCAGGGTGTAGGGTCCTCACCCCGATGCCGAGGGTCCTTGCAGTGAACCAAACACGGTTGATTCGCAGTGTGGTTGAACCCCAGGATTCACTGGACAGTCCGCTCCTTTCTCCCCTCCAGACATCAACCatcccaacgctctcctggccggattCCCATCCTGCACCCTCTGTAAACCTCAAACTCCGCtcggccccgtgtcctaactcgcaccgagtcccgctcacccatcaccccctgctctcgctgcccccgtgtcctaactcgcaccgagtcccgctcacccatcaccccgtgctcgctgccccgtgtcctaactcgcaccgagtcccgctcacccatcaccttctgtgctcgctgccccgtgtcctaactcgcaccaagtcccactcacccatcaccccctgctctcgctgccccatgtcctaactcgcaccaagtcccactcacccatcaccccctgctctTGCTCCCCCcatggtcctaactcgcaccaagtcccactcacccatcaccccctgctctcgctgccccatgtcctaactcgcaccaagtcccactcacccatcaccccctgctctcgctgccccatgtcctaactcgcaccaagtcccactcacccatcaccccttgtgctcgctgacctacattgactcccagtctggcaacgtgccccattttaaaattctcatcccagtgttcaaatccctctgtggtgtCTTTACCCCCTCTTCCTCTTTGCGCCCTCCCAGATCTCTCCACtcgtccaattctgacctcttgtgcatcctctcccccctccgcccaCCCCGATTACcatcgctccatcatcggtggtcatgctttcagctgcctggtccccgagctctggaactccctccctaaacctcctcgcCTTTGAGAGAGCCTCCTTAAAACCACCCTCACCGACTTGGGACGTGTGtcagccattccttcatcatcgctgggtcccaatcctggaactccctccctaacagcactgtgggagcactttcaccagacggactgcagcggttcaaggtggcggctcaccaccaccttctctaggggcaactagggatgggtttataagaccatcagaaataggagcaggagtcggcctttcggcccctcgagcctgctccgccattcaatgagatcacggctgatcttcgacctcaactccacttcccgcccgatcccttgattcccttcatgtCCCAAAATcgaccgatctcagccttgaatatactcaatgactgagcctccacagccctctggggcagagaatctcaaagattcacccccctctgagtgaagaaattcctcctcatctcagtcctcaatggccgaccccttatcctgagactgtgacaccctggttctagactccccagcccggggggaaacatcctccctgcatctaccctgtcaatccccctcagaattgtgtatgtttcaatgagatcacctctcatttttctcaactccagagaatatcggcctcttgttggccggcatggacacagagggctgaaatggcctccttccgtgctgtaaacttctgtgagtcTAGTCTtctcattctctcctcataggacaaccagcCTCCTCCgtgacccccccgcccctccctccccgccccctccccctccccccgaccccacgaatcagtctggtgaaccttcataatGGTCAACcaagtaaataagaacataagaaataggagcaggagtcggccattcggcccctcgagcctgctccgccatttaatacgatcatggctgatccgatcatggactcagctccacttccctgcccgcccccttatcggttaagaaactgtctatttctgtcttaaatttattcaatgtcccggcttccacagctctctgaggcagcgaattccacagatatacaaccctctgagagaagaaatttctcctcatctcagttttaaatgggcggccccttattctaagatcatgccccctagttctagtctcccccatcagtggaaacatcctctctgcatccaccttgtcgagcccccccataatcttatacgtttcgataagatcacctctcattcttctgaactccaatgagtagaggcccaacctcctcaacctttcctcataagtcaaccccctcatccccggaatcaaccgagtgaaccttctctgaactgcctccaaagcaaagatatcctttcgtaaatatggaaaccccacaaaccccacaaattctgatcagTCAAAAAGCTGTAAAGAATCCCACATTATTCGCCCTCTCACATCTCAGCTCTAAAGACTGGGGTTCCCTCTTGAAGTCACTGACAGTGCCGACTTCACCAAACAAATTCAACGAACTGGATCATACCCGATGTGTCGAGCGAAGGAACAGACACAGCAGATGAAAAAGCAAGGCTCACTACGGGATGGGAGTTACCCAACACATGGGGAATTTGAAACGGTgcagcttgggggggtgggggggggcagtattaTAGAACCTtgccgcacaggaggatcccattgggcccatggagcccgtgctgtgccggctctgtgacagagcgatccaatcagtcccactcccccctgctctttccccacagcccggcacatttccccccttccagtatttacccaattcccccgtttgaaagtcccgattgaatctgctcccaccaccctttcaggcagcgcgttcccgatcacaacaactcgctgcgtcaaaaacacattctccccatctccccctctggttccatcgccgattatcgtcaatctgtgtccccctggttacccaccctcctgccccctgggaacagtctctcctgatttactcctcaaaacccctcgggatagtgaacccctcgattaaatctcccccttaaccttctctgttccgaggggaacaaccccggcttctccagtctctccccgtcactgaaggccctcaacccccgggaccattctggtcaatctcctccccaccctccccaaagCCATGACATCCTTCAAgggccgggcgggggggggggttagggggcAGACGGGGTCACGGTCGCGGGTCAGGGGGCGGGGCGGGTTCAGGGGGCGGGCTGGGGTCAGGGAGGCGGGCCGGGGTCAGGGAGGCGGGCCGGGGTCAGGCAGGCGGGCCGGGGTCAGGCGGGGGTCAGGGGGGCGGGCTGGGGTCAGGGGGGCgggctggggtcaggggtcagcggCTGTGGATGCGGCGGTGCCCGATGAGGTTGGAGGCGCTCTTGAAGCCCTTGCCGCACTGGGGACAGCGGTAGGGCCGGGCGGGGGAGTGAGTGCGCTGGTGCACCGACAGGGCAGCCGACTGGCGGAAGGCCTTGCCGCACAGCGGGCAGGCGAAGGGGCGCTcgccagtgtgagtgcgctggtgtttGACCAGGGTGGAGCGCTGGGTGAAGCCGGCGGCACACACCGGGCAGCGGTGGGGCCTCTCGCCGGTGTGGGTGCGCTCGTGGGCGGCCAGGTTATGTGCCAGGCGGAAGGTGCGGCCACAGGCAGCACAGCGGTACGGCCCGGCCCCCGAGTGCAGGGCCCGGTGCTTGGACAGCGACGAAGCCTGCTTGTAGGCCCGGCCACAGTCGGCACAGCGGTGTGGCCAGGGTCCGGCGTGACGCCGGCGGTGCGACTCCAGGTACCGGGCCAGCTTGAAGGCCTTCCCGCAGTCACGGCAACTGTAAGGCCGCTCAGTGTCCACGCCGGCGCCGTGAGGTGGTTCGATGTCCGCTGACATACCGAGAGGCCGTTCCGTGTCCGCCAATGTGCCAAGAGGCCGTTCGGTGTCCGCCAATGTGCCAAGAGGCTGTTCGGTGTCCGCTAATGTGCCAAGAGGCCGTTCGGTGTCCGCCAATGTGCCAAGAGGCCGTTCGCTGCCCGCCAATGTGCCAAGAGGCCGTTCGGTGTCCGCCAATGTGCCAAGAGGCCGTTCGGTGTCCGCCAATGTGCCAAGAGGCCGTTCGGTGTCCGCCAATGTGCCAAGAGGCCGTTCGGTGCCCGCCAATGTGCCGTAAGGCCGTTCGGTGTCCGCCAACGTGCCGGGAGGCCGCTCGGTGTGCGTGCCAGCCCCGCCCGCGTGCTCGAGCCGCCGGTGGGCCTCCAGCTGCCGGCAGTCGAGGAAAGCCAGCGGGCAGGCCGAGCAGCGGCAGAGCTTCTCCCCAGCGTGCGAGCGCTGGTGGCGGGCCAGCTCCTCGGGCCCGCCGCACTCCAGGCCGCACAGGCCGCAGGGCCGGGGGGCGGGCCGGGGTCGCCGGGGGTCGTGGGTGCGGCGGTGGGCGGCCAGGTGGTGGCGGTGCAGGAAGCAGCGGGCGCAGACCTCGCAGCGGAAGCGGCGCTCGGGCCGGTGGCCCCGCCGGTGCTTGGCCAGGTCCGAGGGGCTCTTGTAGGCCCGGCCGCACTCGGAGCAGGCGTAGGGCCGGTCGGCGGCGTGGGCCCGGGCGTGAGCACGCAGCGAGGCGGGCTGGGCGAATCGCCGGCCGCACCGCGGGCACGGGAACGGCCGCTCGCCGGTGTGGGTGCGGGCGTGGGACTGCAGCGCTCCCCGCTGGGCAAAGCCCCTCCCGCACCGCCCGCACCGCCACGGCTTGTCGCCGGTGTGCCGCAGCCGGTGGCGCAGCAGGTTGTAGGAGGTGCCAAAGGCCCGGCCGCACGGGGGCGGGCAGCGGTACGGACGCTCCCCCCCGTGCACCCCCCGCCCGTGCCGCGCCAGCCCGCTGCGCTGTCGGAAGCCCAGGCCGCACTCGCCGCAGGTGAAGCGGCCGGAATCTGGCGGGGCGACTTCCGCCCTCTGCTCGTCAGCGGCTCCTGAAacaaagcaacaaaaaaaaaattcttcaATCAGGAGGTGAGAAAAAAAATCTTCAATcaggagggagaaaaaaaatcttcaATCAGGAGGGAGAAAAATGGGTCAGAATTTTGTGGGTGTGAGTCGCCACAACAATcgcggccaacactcccagtgcggtactgagggagcagcgcactgcactgtcggaggggcagtgctgagggagcgccgcgctgtcggaggggcagtgctgagggagcgccgcgctgtcggaggtgccgtctttcggatgagacgttaaaccgaggcctcatctgccctctcggttgaacataaaatatcccatggcactacgtcgaagaagagcagggggagttctccccggtgtcctggggccaatatttatccctcaaccaacatcactaaaacagatgatctgggtcattatcacattggtgtgtgtgggagcttgctgtgcgcaaattggctgccgcgtttcccacattacaagtgaccacactccaaaagtacttcattggctgtaaagcactttaggacgtccggtggtcctgaaaggcgctatataaatgcaagtctgtcttttttttttCGTTTGTagagaacgatgggccgaatggcctccttctgagctgtccaTCAGGAGACAATTAACACAGCTGGCTGTTGCGACATCCTCACGGCCCGCCCCATTTTTATACCCAACCTGATATCACGCCATTGCCCTCAACACACAGGGAAATTGGTGCTCCAAAGCCTGCACGGCTCAAGCAATGTCAAGTTACATTTGCACCTCCCTCACCCGCCAATTATCATTCCACGATGAATGAGACGCAATTAAAGCGAGCCCCCTTCAACACTgtatctcagtcccctcttcctcagggagatatctgtacactgactggtgtctctcagtccctctccctcagggagatatctgtacactgactggtgtctctcagtccctctccctcagggagatatctgtacactgactggtgtctctcagtcccctctccctcagggagatatctgtacactgactggtgtctctcagtcccctctccctcagggagatatctgtacactgactggtgtctctcagtccctctccctcagggagatatctacacactgactggtgtctctcagtccctctccctcagggagatatctgtacactgactggtgtctctcagtccctctccctcagggagatatctgtacactgaatggtgtctctcagtccctctccctcagggagatatctgtacactgactggtgtctctcagtccctctccctcagggagatatctgtacactgactggtgtctctcagtccctctccctcagggagatatctgtacactgactggtgtctctcggtccctctccctcagggagatatctgtacactgactggtgtctctcagtccctctccctcagggagatatctgtacactgactggtgtctctcagtctcctctccctcagggagatatctgtacacatagaaacatagaaacatagaaaataggtgcaggagcaggccattcagcccttctagcctgcaccgccattcaatgagttcatggctgaacatgaaacttcagtacccccttcctgctttctcgccataacccttgatcccccgagtagtaaggacttcatctaactcccttttgaatatatttagtgaattggcctcaactactttctgtggtagagaattccacaggttcaccactctctgggtgaagaagtttctccttatctcggtcctaaatggcttaccccttatcctcagactgtgacccctggtt is a genomic window containing:
- the LOC139240213 gene encoding zinc finger protein 358-like — encoded protein: MSADIEPPHGAGVDTERPYSCRDCGKAFKLARYLESHRRRHAGPWPHRCADCGRAYKQASSLSKHRALHSGAGPYRCAACGRTFRLAHNLAAHERTHTGERPHRCPVCAAGFTQRSTLVKHQRTHTGERPFACPLCGKAFRQSAALSVHQRTHSPARPYRCPQCGKGFKSASNLIGHRRIHSR